Proteins from one Pontibacter korlensis genomic window:
- a CDS encoding OmpA family protein, with protein sequence MGKIASLMKRLFLLVFFLLTLLRPAMVQGQQFNPIQPEESEAKFNIQKTQPSPELQLDFPNLNKIPYYHDRKQLSLIQRLEKRKQYNKVLPLLEKYVNNFGVQNFYKDTDLLWRLGQLHERHGNVEKAKALYRLVLKHHRSDVSEIKSYYDSLDQNTQDYYVPLDYYYELVEYRKSIVSYQPPKGVYLNMGNAINSPYADYGPTLSGENELLIFTSKRNVKGLQNRANEDLYYSKQNNGFWAEAQSFGKPINSIYNEGSACLSRDGKTLYFARCEAPDSYGNCDIYIATLQDDGTWGDIKNLGANVNSRAWDSQPTLSKQEDTLYFASDRLGGFGLSDIYYTYKTKSGSWAPAQNMGPVINTRESEVSPYLHPKFQVLYFSSRGQLYNFGDFDIYKTYLVQGKWQEPRNIGPLVNGRGSEYYFAIDAASENLYYARSEADDIKNLDLYSFPLPMEAHPLAVTKVEGTLTDSITHKPLSAVISIIDMDNGIEISSKYVRPDGSFEFSLIDNTRYMILIQSPDFFTIERELELRGDTSLDVMTSVIDYSIPMVFQNIEFEPNQSNITPEMEPILDEVAYFMIDHPTYRLEIAGHTDSAGDPDFNLSLSQDRADAIKRYIDRKVNIGGERIDAVGYGSSKPIREEQTEEDRRINRRVEFKIIKPRK encoded by the coding sequence TTGGGCAAAATTGCATCGCTGATGAAACGCTTGTTCCTGTTGGTATTCTTCCTGCTCACACTCCTGCGCCCTGCCATGGTACAGGGGCAGCAATTCAATCCTATACAGCCCGAAGAGTCTGAGGCCAAGTTTAACATTCAAAAAACTCAGCCAAGCCCAGAGCTGCAGCTCGACTTCCCTAATTTAAACAAAATACCTTACTATCACGACCGAAAGCAGCTCTCTCTTATACAGAGGCTGGAAAAACGTAAGCAATACAATAAGGTACTCCCTCTTTTGGAGAAGTATGTAAACAACTTTGGTGTTCAGAATTTTTACAAAGATACTGACCTACTGTGGCGCTTGGGGCAGCTGCATGAGCGCCATGGAAACGTAGAAAAAGCCAAAGCACTGTACCGTCTCGTACTTAAGCACCACCGCTCCGACGTAAGCGAGATAAAATCTTACTACGATTCGCTGGATCAAAACACCCAAGACTATTACGTGCCGCTGGACTATTACTATGAACTGGTAGAGTACCGGAAGTCGATTGTGTCGTATCAGCCACCGAAAGGCGTTTACCTGAACATGGGTAATGCCATCAACTCTCCTTACGCTGATTATGGCCCCACCCTTAGTGGTGAGAACGAACTGCTGATTTTTACTTCTAAGCGTAATGTAAAAGGCCTGCAGAACCGCGCGAATGAAGATCTGTACTACAGCAAGCAGAACAATGGCTTCTGGGCAGAGGCACAATCGTTCGGAAAGCCTATCAACAGTATTTATAACGAAGGCTCTGCCTGCCTGAGCCGCGATGGCAAAACCTTGTACTTTGCACGGTGTGAAGCACCCGACAGCTACGGCAACTGTGATATTTATATAGCCACCTTGCAGGACGATGGCACTTGGGGAGATATCAAAAACCTTGGTGCCAATGTAAACAGCCGTGCCTGGGACTCTCAGCCAACGTTATCTAAACAGGAGGATACCTTATACTTTGCCTCTGACCGTTTAGGCGGCTTTGGCCTTTCAGACATCTATTACACTTACAAGACTAAATCAGGGTCATGGGCACCAGCTCAGAACATGGGGCCGGTTATAAATACCCGAGAGAGCGAGGTTAGTCCGTACCTGCATCCTAAGTTCCAAGTGTTATACTTCAGCTCACGTGGCCAGCTCTACAACTTCGGTGATTTTGATATCTACAAAACGTACCTGGTGCAGGGTAAATGGCAGGAACCGCGAAACATCGGCCCCTTAGTTAACGGCCGTGGCAGCGAGTACTACTTTGCAATTGATGCCGCCTCCGAGAACCTGTATTATGCCCGCTCCGAGGCCGACGACATAAAGAACCTTGACCTTTACTCGTTCCCGCTGCCCATGGAGGCACATCCATTGGCCGTTACCAAAGTAGAAGGCACTTTAACCGACTCCATTACCCATAAGCCGCTCTCTGCTGTTATCTCCATTATTGATATGGATAATGGAATTGAGATATCCAGCAAGTATGTGCGCCCGGACGGCTCTTTTGAGTTTAGCCTGATTGATAATACCAGGTACATGATCCTCATTCAAAGCCCAGACTTCTTCACCATTGAGCGCGAGCTGGAGCTTAGAGGCGATACTTCTCTAGACGTCATGACCTCCGTGATCGACTACAGCATCCCAATGGTGTTCCAGAACATTGAGTTTGAGCCCAACCAATCCAACATTACTCCGGAAATGGAGCCGATACTGGATGAGGTTGCTTACTTCATGATCGATCACCCAACATACCGCCTTGAGATTGCAGGCCATACCGATAGCGCCGGCGACCCTGACTTTAACCTTTCCCTCTCACAAGACCGTGCTGATGCTATCAAAAGGTACATAGATCGCAAGGTAAATATTGGCGGCGAGCGCATCGATGCAGTTGGCTATGGAAGCAGCAAGCCTATTCGGGAGGAGCAAACTGAAGAAGATCGCCGCATAAACCGCCGCGTCGAGTTTAAGATCATCAAACCAAGAAAATAA
- the rseP gene encoding RIP metalloprotease RseP, whose translation MDILIMVGQLILGLTILVGLHELGHMLTAKWFGMRVEKYAIGFPPKVFGKKIGETEYMLGLIPLGGFVKISGMVDESMDTESLKEEPKPWEFRAKPAWQRLIVMMGGIIVNVITGIVIFIALTYTYGEQYIPAKEVKYGVVANDLGREIGFQTGDKVVAVNGKELEKFEDIRSMDALLGSNSYYTVERNGQLVDLKVPVDLMDKLADNKNEVFFVEPRLPFKVGQVVKGSAAAKAGLQPEDYITMVNGQSVKFFHEFQAALKENKGKAITMTVERNEKLVKLKAEVSEEGTIGFQPVPLLQYATREYSLAEAIPMGTDQAFSVITANLKGFGKIFRGEVSASKSLSGPIGIAQIFGDTFNWYKFWSITGMLSMVLAFMNFLPIPALDGGHVVFLTYEMISGRKPSDNFLENAQKVGMVLLLGLMAFAIFNDVFKIIF comes from the coding sequence ATGGATATATTGATCATGGTGGGCCAGCTCATACTGGGCCTCACAATTCTAGTAGGTTTACACGAGCTCGGACACATGCTTACAGCCAAATGGTTTGGAATGCGTGTGGAAAAATACGCAATCGGCTTCCCTCCAAAGGTTTTTGGTAAGAAAATAGGCGAAACAGAGTATATGCTGGGCCTTATCCCATTGGGCGGCTTCGTAAAAATATCTGGTATGGTGGATGAATCCATGGATACGGAGTCTCTGAAGGAGGAGCCAAAGCCTTGGGAATTCCGTGCTAAGCCAGCCTGGCAGCGCCTCATTGTAATGATGGGCGGCATTATTGTAAACGTAATCACAGGTATTGTCATCTTTATTGCCCTTACTTATACTTATGGCGAACAGTATATCCCTGCTAAAGAGGTAAAATATGGTGTTGTAGCAAATGATTTAGGGCGCGAGATTGGTTTCCAGACAGGCGATAAAGTAGTGGCCGTAAATGGCAAAGAGCTGGAGAAGTTCGAAGATATCCGTTCTATGGATGCATTGCTGGGAAGCAACTCCTACTATACTGTAGAGCGTAACGGCCAGTTGGTAGACCTGAAAGTACCAGTTGACCTGATGGATAAACTGGCTGATAATAAAAACGAAGTGTTTTTTGTGGAGCCACGCTTGCCGTTCAAGGTTGGCCAGGTGGTAAAAGGTAGTGCTGCTGCCAAAGCTGGTTTACAACCAGAAGACTACATTACCATGGTTAATGGCCAGAGTGTAAAGTTCTTCCATGAGTTTCAGGCTGCTTTGAAAGAGAACAAAGGTAAAGCCATCACCATGACTGTGGAGCGAAACGAAAAGCTGGTAAAGCTGAAGGCAGAGGTAAGCGAAGAAGGTACTATTGGCTTCCAGCCAGTGCCATTGCTGCAGTACGCTACCCGTGAGTATAGCTTGGCTGAGGCTATTCCAATGGGCACAGACCAGGCTTTTAGCGTGATTACTGCTAACTTGAAGGGCTTCGGTAAAATATTCCGTGGAGAGGTATCTGCTTCCAAGTCTCTGAGCGGCCCGATAGGTATAGCCCAGATTTTTGGTGATACCTTTAACTGGTACAAGTTCTGGAGCATTACAGGTATGCTTTCTATGGTGCTTGCGTTCATGAATTTCCTGCCAATTCCGGCACTGGACGGTGGGCACGTGGTTTTCCTGACCTATGAGATGATCAGTGGCCGCAAGCCGTCTGATAACTTTTTGGAAAATGCCCAGAAAGTGGGTATGGTTTTATTGTTAGGTTTAATGGCATTTGCTATCTTTAACGATGTATTTAAGATAATCTTTTAA
- a CDS encoding DUF6702 family protein, translating to MKYRLLLIFSLLLTVGFTKPVLAHDYHASIADVRFNPRTQSLEVAVKVFMDDLENALSQRNKTKVVYSHTSEQVKKYLADYLSTNLVLEVEKGKPLKQKFLGSEEDADVVWMYLEVPLQQASLPQLYVKNAVLTELFSDQMNIVNINYKGKTESVLLERSDTQKKITL from the coding sequence ATGAAGTATAGACTCCTGCTCATTTTTTCCCTGCTGTTAACTGTTGGTTTCACCAAGCCTGTCCTTGCCCACGATTATCACGCCAGTATTGCCGATGTTCGCTTTAACCCGCGCACGCAAAGTTTGGAGGTGGCCGTTAAGGTATTTATGGATGACCTGGAAAATGCCCTGTCGCAGCGTAATAAGACAAAGGTAGTATACAGCCATACTTCGGAGCAGGTAAAAAAGTACCTCGCCGATTACCTTAGCACCAATCTTGTGCTGGAAGTTGAAAAAGGGAAGCCGCTTAAGCAGAAGTTCCTGGGCTCGGAAGAAGATGCCGATGTTGTTTGGATGTACCTGGAGGTGCCGTTACAACAAGCTTCGCTGCCCCAGCTTTACGTGAAGAATGCAGTGCTTACCGAGCTGTTCTCCGACCAAATGAACATTGTAAACATCAACTACAAGGGCAAAACAGAAAGCGTACTGCTGGAAAGAAGTGATACGCAGAAAAAGATAACGCTATAG
- a CDS encoding LysM peptidoglycan-binding domain-containing protein, whose translation MKSIVPIALANLILLFVFSLNQAQAAPASLGKSINLHAVVAQSDSVYQVQQGDTYYSLSRRFGIPLDSLQSWNNNKLQIGQSLYLINPNKNRQVAAKPATTVPAAKAAPVAQATSSAPTPAPKTTATKSTAVPPKATESTSASPAQTPKPAAYKTKSRILVVPFDPHLYFSDADMEIARQSRIPLQNVRHVFRRRLNAMLAPEGYETIHLLGGVYRDSVSELSRLYKSLNYAYLDNKQSRYNHQPAVKEEKGGMLNWVKEQKGKLGIKNEPAVLPVAQDPDKHFGVTVKDPEFFSYFNNQYGIDYYVFINQFEVKTVYENCLDRAAQNYERDFTVHYSIYDSKGELVSGNKVKVPYESNINDVQRIVSDSMPNMAKRVLADLPTAKN comes from the coding sequence ATGAAATCCATCGTACCAATAGCCCTGGCAAACTTAATTCTTCTATTTGTTTTTTCACTAAACCAGGCTCAGGCTGCCCCAGCCTCCTTGGGTAAAAGTATAAACCTGCACGCTGTTGTGGCTCAAAGCGACAGCGTGTATCAGGTACAACAGGGAGATACTTACTACAGCCTTTCCCGCCGTTTTGGCATTCCGTTAGACTCGCTTCAGAGCTGGAATAATAACAAGCTTCAGATCGGGCAATCGCTGTACCTTATCAACCCCAACAAGAACAGACAAGTAGCGGCCAAACCAGCTACTACAGTACCTGCCGCTAAAGCTGCACCAGTAGCCCAAGCCACTTCTTCGGCACCTACACCGGCTCCTAAGACCACCGCTACAAAAAGTACTGCTGTGCCACCAAAAGCTACTGAGAGTACATCTGCCTCTCCGGCACAGACACCTAAGCCAGCCGCTTATAAAACCAAAAGCCGCATTCTGGTTGTGCCTTTCGACCCGCATTTATACTTCTCCGACGCTGACATGGAGATTGCGCGCCAATCCAGGATACCTCTCCAGAACGTACGCCACGTGTTCCGCCGCAGGCTTAACGCCATGCTGGCACCGGAAGGATACGAAACTATCCACTTGCTGGGTGGCGTGTACCGCGACAGTGTGAGTGAGCTAAGTCGCCTGTACAAGTCTCTTAACTATGCTTACCTGGATAACAAGCAGTCAAGATACAACCACCAGCCTGCTGTAAAAGAGGAAAAAGGAGGCATGCTGAATTGGGTAAAGGAGCAGAAGGGGAAACTAGGGATTAAAAACGAGCCTGCGGTATTACCGGTAGCGCAAGACCCAGACAAGCATTTTGGTGTTACAGTTAAAGACCCAGAGTTCTTCAGCTATTTCAATAACCAGTACGGAATCGATTACTACGTTTTCATCAATCAGTTTGAGGTGAAGACGGTGTATGAGAACTGCTTGGACAGAGCTGCCCAAAACTACGAGCGCGACTTTACAGTTCACTACAGCATTTATGACAGCAAAGGTGAGCTTGTATCAGGTAATAAGGTGAAAGTGCCTTACGAGTCAAATATTAACGATGTGCAGCGCATTGTAAGCGATAGTATGCCTAATATGGCGAAGCGCGTGCTGGCTGATCTTCCAACTGCAAAGAATTAA
- a CDS encoding 1-deoxy-D-xylulose-5-phosphate reductoisomerase, which produces MKRIAILGSTGSIGVQALDVIRANPESFELEVITAHSNADLLVKQALEFKPNTVVIAREDLYEQVQEALGREDIKVYAGSKALCSVVEMGTVDMVLTAMVGYAGLLPTIHAIKAGKQIALANKETLVVAGQLITNLAKEYGVNIYPVDSEHSAIFQCLAGEFHNPIEKIILTASGGPFRGRAAAELAEVTKAQALKHPNWDMGAKITIDSASLMNKGLEVIEAKWLFGLKNEQIDVVVHPQSIIHSLVQFEDGSIKAQMGLPDMKLPIQYALGYPQRLRSDFPRFSFLDYPQLTFEQPDLETFRNLQLAFDAMERGGNMPCILNAANEVAVSAFLRDEVGFLQMSDIIESCMAKVTYIANPSYDDYVSTDEEARKQATVLLNK; this is translated from the coding sequence ATGAAGAGAATAGCCATACTTGGCTCTACCGGTTCCATTGGGGTACAGGCCCTGGATGTTATCAGGGCCAACCCAGAAAGTTTTGAACTGGAGGTAATTACTGCCCACAGCAATGCTGACCTGCTAGTTAAGCAGGCCCTGGAGTTTAAACCTAATACAGTTGTGATTGCCCGCGAGGACTTGTACGAGCAAGTGCAGGAGGCGCTTGGGAGGGAGGATATTAAGGTATATGCTGGCTCCAAAGCGTTATGCTCAGTAGTAGAAATGGGCACTGTAGACATGGTGCTTACCGCTATGGTGGGGTATGCAGGGCTTCTGCCAACCATTCATGCCATTAAAGCTGGCAAGCAGATTGCGCTGGCAAACAAAGAAACACTGGTAGTAGCGGGGCAACTCATCACCAATTTGGCAAAAGAGTATGGTGTAAACATATACCCTGTAGACTCTGAGCACAGCGCCATTTTCCAGTGCCTGGCCGGTGAATTCCATAACCCAATCGAGAAAATTATACTTACAGCCTCTGGTGGGCCGTTTAGAGGGCGAGCCGCTGCAGAACTGGCAGAGGTTACCAAGGCACAGGCCCTGAAGCACCCTAACTGGGACATGGGCGCCAAAATCACTATCGACTCAGCCTCGCTGATGAACAAAGGGCTGGAGGTGATTGAAGCAAAATGGCTTTTTGGACTGAAGAATGAGCAGATTGATGTGGTTGTGCATCCGCAGTCTATCATTCATTCGTTAGTGCAGTTCGAGGATGGCTCTATTAAAGCTCAGATGGGCCTGCCTGATATGAAGCTGCCGATACAGTATGCGTTAGGTTACCCGCAGCGCCTTAGATCTGATTTTCCGCGTTTCAGCTTCCTGGACTACCCGCAACTAACCTTTGAGCAGCCAGACCTGGAGACCTTCCGTAACCTGCAGCTGGCTTTTGATGCGATGGAGCGCGGCGGCAACATGCCCTGCATTCTAAACGCAGCCAACGAGGTGGCAGTCAGTGCTTTCCTGCGCGATGAGGTAGGGTTTCTGCAGATGTCCGACATCATCGAAAGCTGTATGGCAAAAGTTACGTATATTGCGAATCCTTCTTATGATGACTATGTTAGTACTGATGAAGAAGCACGCAAACAGGCTACAGTTTTATTAAACAAGTAA
- a CDS encoding GH3 auxin-responsive promoter family protein, producing MGVKALLSKPLAAYVHRKNQSWIEQPAEAQQAVFKEIVNKAQQTKFGRDHSFSSIKTHADFVQAVPVRDYEGLSTYFNQVKQGEENVLWPGKPLYLAKTSGTTSGTKYIPISSDSISNHIDGARDALLAYVYETGRSQFLDGKLIFLSGSPVLEEVGGIKTGRLSGIANHHVPGYLRTNQLPSYRTNCIEDWETKLDQIIEETIEEDMTLISGIPPWVQMYFDKLIRQTGKPIKEIFPNFNLFVYGGVNFEPYRKKLFDSIGRHVDSVETFPASEGFFAYQDRQSDQGLLLLLNSGIFYEFIPAEEYFSGNPTRLTIDQVEPGVNYALVISSNAGLWSYSIGDTVKFVSVKPYKLIVSGRIKHFISAFGEHVIGEEVEKAMKLAMQKFQEVELIEFTVAPFVSQSQGASYHEWLIEFAKAPLNPAAFAEELDTQLRRLNSYYNDLISGNILQRLKITALTKGSFQRYMRSQGKLGGQNKVPRLSNDRKLADGLLEASKV from the coding sequence ATGGGTGTAAAAGCGTTGTTGAGTAAGCCGTTGGCGGCTTATGTGCACCGGAAGAACCAAAGCTGGATAGAGCAACCGGCAGAGGCACAGCAAGCTGTATTCAAAGAAATTGTAAATAAGGCACAGCAGACAAAGTTTGGGCGTGACCACAGTTTTTCAAGTATAAAGACTCATGCCGACTTTGTACAAGCTGTGCCAGTGCGCGATTACGAGGGCTTATCCACTTATTTCAACCAGGTAAAGCAGGGAGAGGAAAACGTGCTATGGCCTGGCAAGCCACTGTACCTTGCTAAGACCTCGGGCACAACCTCTGGCACTAAGTATATCCCTATTTCTTCAGACTCTATTTCAAACCACATCGACGGCGCCCGAGATGCTCTGTTGGCGTATGTGTATGAAACAGGTAGATCCCAATTCCTAGACGGGAAACTGATTTTTCTTTCAGGAAGCCCGGTTCTAGAAGAGGTGGGCGGGATCAAAACAGGCCGTTTATCTGGCATTGCCAATCACCACGTGCCGGGTTACCTGCGCACCAATCAGCTGCCTAGCTACCGCACCAATTGCATAGAAGACTGGGAAACAAAGCTCGACCAGATCATAGAGGAGACGATAGAGGAGGATATGACGCTCATCTCGGGCATACCACCGTGGGTGCAGATGTACTTCGATAAGCTTATCCGGCAGACAGGCAAACCCATCAAGGAGATATTTCCGAACTTTAACTTGTTTGTGTATGGTGGCGTGAATTTTGAGCCTTACCGTAAAAAGCTGTTTGATTCTATTGGACGGCATGTGGACTCTGTAGAGACTTTTCCTGCTTCAGAGGGATTCTTTGCATATCAGGACAGGCAAAGTGACCAAGGGCTTCTGTTACTGCTGAACTCGGGTATCTTTTACGAGTTTATACCTGCTGAAGAGTACTTCAGCGGAAACCCTACCCGCCTTACCATCGATCAGGTGGAGCCAGGAGTGAACTACGCCTTAGTGATCAGCAGCAATGCTGGCCTTTGGAGCTACTCAATTGGCGACACCGTAAAGTTTGTCTCCGTTAAACCCTACAAGCTGATCGTAAGTGGCCGCATTAAGCACTTTATCTCAGCTTTTGGGGAGCACGTGATAGGCGAGGAGGTAGAAAAGGCCATGAAGCTGGCCATGCAGAAGTTTCAGGAGGTGGAGCTGATAGAGTTTACGGTGGCTCCATTTGTAAGCCAAAGCCAGGGAGCTTCGTACCATGAGTGGCTGATAGAGTTTGCTAAGGCACCTCTTAACCCTGCAGCTTTTGCCGAGGAACTGGATACACAGTTGCGTAGGCTGAATAGTTACTATAACGACCTTATTTCAGGTAATATCCTGCAGAGGCTAAAGATCACGGCTCTTACGAAAGGATCTTTTCAGCGGTACATGAGGTCCCAGGGCAAATTAGGGGGCCAAAACAAGGTTCCGAGGCTCAGCAACGACAGAAAGTTGGCCGACGGTTTGCTAGAAGCCAGCAAGGTGTGA
- a CDS encoding DUF4184 family protein, with protein MPFTAAHPAIILPLLRRRWLSATALVMGSIAPDFEYFFRLKTKSEVSHTLPGLLLFDLPVALLLSIVFHTVVRDLVIEYLPPYFRQRAEAINYPASWIQYFRKNWLVITASALIGASSHVFWDSFTHRHTLSAAILPVLNTTVEIPFVELKMALHRVVQHASTVVGLAIILWHVHRLPAKPRVEDDQQSWLGFWLATATLGFLFLLLNLLMRKHLMKAPGHMIVTLLSGWLIALLLSGLIAKVWQQQK; from the coding sequence ATGCCTTTTACCGCCGCTCATCCAGCTATTATACTTCCGCTGCTGCGCCGTCGTTGGTTATCGGCTACAGCCCTGGTAATGGGGAGCATTGCACCTGACTTTGAGTACTTCTTTAGGCTTAAAACCAAAAGTGAGGTCAGCCATACTTTACCTGGCCTTCTACTGTTCGATTTGCCTGTAGCGCTGCTACTAAGCATTGTGTTCCATACTGTGGTGCGTGACCTTGTGATCGAGTACCTGCCTCCATACTTTAGACAAAGGGCAGAGGCCATTAACTACCCTGCAAGCTGGATACAGTACTTCCGCAAGAACTGGTTAGTAATTACAGCATCAGCCCTGATTGGAGCTTCTTCTCATGTGTTTTGGGATAGCTTTACACATCGCCATACCTTATCTGCAGCAATATTACCGGTGCTAAACACAACAGTAGAGATTCCTTTTGTTGAGCTAAAGATGGCGCTGCATCGCGTAGTGCAGCATGCCAGTACGGTAGTGGGATTAGCTATTATACTTTGGCATGTACACCGTTTACCTGCAAAGCCCCGTGTTGAGGATGATCAGCAGTCCTGGTTAGGTTTTTGGCTTGCTACCGCAACGCTAGGTTTTCTTTTTCTGCTCTTAAACCTGCTCATGCGGAAACACCTGATGAAAGCACCGGGCCATATGATCGTTACTTTGCTCAGCGGATGGTTGATAGCTCTATTGCTTTCCGGGCTAATTGCTAAAGTTTGGCAGCAACAGAAATAA
- a CDS encoding OsmC family peroxiredoxin: MRKHRAEARWNGGLKGGEGEVKSGNGAVQSKYSYASRFGDSNSGTSPEELIGAAHSGCFSMFLSALLEKENLTPEYVETKAVVTLGEQDGAPTVTKIDLTTDVKAQGLGNEKLQQLAQDAKKGCPISKALGAVPEITLQATLKE, translated from the coding sequence ATGAGAAAACACAGAGCAGAAGCACGATGGAATGGAGGCTTAAAAGGCGGCGAGGGTGAGGTAAAATCCGGAAACGGAGCTGTACAGTCAAAATATAGCTATGCCTCCCGCTTCGGCGACAGCAATAGCGGCACTTCACCAGAGGAGCTGATTGGTGCGGCTCACTCCGGGTGCTTTTCCATGTTCCTGAGCGCCTTGCTGGAAAAGGAAAACCTTACGCCAGAGTATGTGGAGACCAAAGCTGTCGTAACGCTGGGCGAGCAGGACGGCGCGCCTACTGTCACTAAAATAGACCTAACCACCGATGTAAAAGCCCAAGGCCTGGGCAACGAAAAGCTGCAGCAACTGGCGCAGGATGCCAAGAAAGGCTGCCCTATATCAAAGGCGCTTGGTGCCGTGCCGGAGATAACGCTTCAGGCCACTCTTAAGGAATAA